Proteins encoded together in one Acidobacteriota bacterium window:
- a CDS encoding sugar transferase, with the protein MPYNSLTQRHGRTLEIACIVLDALLIVGCFYISASMHGFPWDRRISLIAATSVLLFYYFARDNKLYKSWRTSSVWAESRTVISSWSVVFLLATALILFLRVTGGSGRRLLATWYLSGAAGLLLWRVAVRISQRRFRRKGRDSRAVAIAGAGILGTTVARSILNNPWTGLSIYGLYDDFVQQETVPESNIQIRGNLDDLVDTARRGLLDYVYIALPIRAEERILTLVGDLAGTHVAINLIPDRLMRDFIDTKVINLDGIPTVSVVANPLMGTGRRGERLSHRIKRSIDVVSSLLLLLLCLPLILTCSCLLLIFEGRPILYRSERYVSANQKIFTYKFRSMIKNATDPKHRLKERFMRDGFLDIPLDCEVYTPLGRVLEKTQIVELLQLLNVLFDGISLVGNRPLPLENLALLKRHKGWERRFDSPAGITGITQVVGKLSLTPQERLELEGLYSEVYVRGKTLRCDCAIAYYTIRLMLWGKGAPKEKAFALMKRCLERQ; encoded by the coding sequence CGGCTTCCCTTGGGATCGGCGCATCAGCCTGATCGCCGCCACGTCCGTGCTTCTCTTCTACTATTTCGCAAGGGACAACAAACTCTACAAGTCGTGGCGCACGTCCTCTGTCTGGGCGGAAAGCAGGACAGTAATCAGCTCATGGTCCGTGGTATTCCTGCTGGCCACTGCACTCATTCTCTTTCTGAGAGTGACGGGTGGATCCGGTCGTCGCCTTCTTGCAACGTGGTACCTGTCTGGCGCAGCGGGGCTTCTCTTGTGGCGAGTGGCCGTACGCATCTCACAGCGGCGTTTTCGCAGGAAAGGCCGAGACTCGAGGGCCGTTGCCATAGCTGGCGCTGGCATCCTAGGTACTACGGTTGCACGCTCGATTCTGAACAACCCCTGGACCGGATTGTCAATCTATGGTCTCTATGATGATTTTGTGCAACAGGAAACGGTTCCAGAGTCCAACATTCAGATCCGGGGAAACCTCGACGACCTGGTCGACACCGCAAGGCGCGGGCTCTTGGACTACGTCTACATCGCCCTACCGATCAGGGCGGAAGAGAGAATCCTTACCCTCGTTGGCGATTTGGCTGGTACACACGTTGCCATCAACCTGATCCCGGATCGATTGATGCGCGACTTTATCGACACAAAGGTAATCAATCTGGATGGCATCCCAACCGTCAGTGTTGTCGCCAATCCCCTGATGGGCACAGGTCGCCGGGGTGAGAGGTTGTCGCATCGAATCAAGAGATCTATTGATGTAGTTTCCTCGCTGTTGCTCCTACTATTATGTCTGCCTCTTATACTGACATGTTCCTGTCTGCTCCTCATATTCGAGGGGAGGCCCATACTCTATCGGTCAGAACGCTATGTGTCCGCAAACCAGAAGATCTTCACTTACAAATTTCGGTCCATGATCAAGAACGCAACCGATCCTAAGCATAGATTGAAAGAACGCTTTATGCGGGACGGATTCCTGGATATTCCACTGGACTGCGAGGTCTATACGCCTTTGGGAAGAGTGCTTGAGAAGACGCAAATCGTGGAATTGCTTCAACTGCTCAATGTGCTGTTTGATGGGATTAGCTTGGTCGGCAACAGACCACTTCCTCTCGAGAATCTTGCTCTGTTGAAGAGACACAAAGGATGGGAAAGAAGATTCGATTCGCCGGCAGGAATTACGGGGATAACCCAGGTGGTTGGAAAACTGAGTCTAACTCCTCAGGAGCGGCTGGAACTGGAAGGTCTGTATTCTGAAGTGTATGTGAGAGGCAAAACGCTAAGGTGTGATTGTGCGATTGCTTATTACACCATTCGATTGATGTTATGGGGGAAAGGCGCTCCAAAGGAGAAGGCGTTTGCTCTAATGAAGAGGTGTTTAGAGCGTCAGTAG